The following coding sequences are from one Treponema bryantii window:
- a CDS encoding metallophosphoesterase family protein: MKILVISDLHAHNDVLDKMDSLFEQADAVVFGGDFAECFKPKTGKAALEKLCAKHDTIFAVLGNCDNEDFMEELENQDICVEKALVFHEGLGFAGSGGGTIFTGKTEFERTEDEVLSDFDIVLNSVEQSGDESLWQSLILVSHNPPVADKLDSFDGEHHAGSQKFTDFIKEHKPLAVVCGHIHEGAGIEKIGDTVVINPGSLGEKETYAWLEVAKEGDGWKVVSSEMCKL; encoded by the coding sequence GGATAAGATGGATTCTCTTTTTGAGCAGGCTGATGCTGTTGTATTTGGCGGTGACTTTGCTGAATGCTTTAAGCCAAAAACTGGAAAGGCTGCGCTTGAAAAACTTTGTGCTAAACACGATACAATTTTTGCTGTTCTTGGAAACTGCGATAATGAAGATTTTATGGAAGAACTGGAGAATCAGGATATCTGTGTAGAAAAGGCTCTTGTGTTCCATGAAGGTCTTGGTTTTGCTGGTAGCGGTGGTGGAACTATATTTACCGGAAAAACTGAATTTGAAAGAACTGAAGATGAGGTTCTTTCTGATTTTGATATTGTTCTGAACTCGGTTGAACAGAGCGGGGATGAAAGTTTGTGGCAGAGTCTTATTCTCGTAAGTCATAATCCACCGGTTGCAGATAAGCTTGATTCTTTTGACGGTGAGCACCATGCAGGAAGCCAGAAGTTTACTGACTTCATTAAAGAGCATAAGCCGCTTGCTGTTGTTTGTGGTCATATTCATGAAGGTGCTGGAATTGAAAAAATCGGTGATACTGTTGTAATCAATCCTGGCAGCCTTGGAGAAAAAGAAACTTATGCATGGCTTGAGGTTGCTAAAGAAGGTGACGGCTGGAAGGTTGTTTCTTCTGAAATGTGTAAACTCTAG
- a CDS encoding GspE/PulE family protein, with amino-acid sequence MNRNYEFNLTPAYCLYNGAAVLEQNGASIRFLVENKNDAVLCGRLSRAFENHIANIRQLKDCPEQFHRLIKIDFENGTRSQLRKCVSKLYRAGEFGLVKDASDSEEAKNQKEAAAVLLLDSLLNEARLRNATDIHIEKSCVRLRINGRLEKYIELQSEKSAELIQRIKLLAGMNVIDNRCCQDGQFIYGNKNPFFIRVSAMAVVGGGKVCEESIVMRLLDTSRIPLTLGELGFNSLQLEKLCGENGLISLPNGLVLVCGPTGSGKSTSVAALLVEIEKRTSGTLKIISLEDPPEYVIPGVTQVKIDERNGFSEAINHLFRQDPDVIMIGEIRDEESAATALRASLTGHLVFATLHSGGAAESIFRLENLGIQRNLLCQVLRGIICQQLNELGGKMRLYADIAIPSENFGERAITANSEEQLEKYVEHFTNYSEILCETMKLFKAQSKRSKGKKKSIIPFYTRGREDAGIHKGIV; translated from the coding sequence ATGAACAGAAATTATGAGTTTAATCTTACTCCTGCTTACTGTCTTTACAATGGGGCTGCTGTGCTGGAACAGAACGGTGCGAGTATTCGTTTTCTTGTTGAAAATAAAAATGATGCAGTTTTATGCGGACGCCTTTCGAGAGCATTCGAAAATCATATTGCAAATATCAGACAGTTGAAGGATTGTCCGGAACAGTTTCATCGCCTGATAAAAATTGATTTTGAAAATGGTACCAGAAGTCAGCTTAGAAAATGTGTTTCGAAACTTTATAGGGCAGGTGAGTTTGGATTAGTAAAAGATGCATCTGATTCTGAGGAAGCTAAAAATCAGAAAGAAGCTGCTGCTGTTTTGCTGTTGGACAGCCTGTTGAATGAAGCAAGGCTTCGCAATGCTACGGATATTCATATTGAAAAAAGTTGTGTCCGCTTAAGAATAAATGGACGACTGGAAAAGTATATTGAACTTCAGAGTGAAAAAAGTGCGGAGCTTATTCAGCGCATTAAATTACTTGCCGGAATGAATGTAATTGATAACAGATGTTGTCAGGACGGACAGTTTATTTACGGGAATAAAAATCCGTTCTTCATAAGAGTATCTGCTATGGCTGTTGTTGGAGGTGGGAAGGTATGTGAAGAATCAATAGTCATGAGACTTTTAGATACTTCACGAATACCACTGACTTTGGGCGAACTGGGATTCAATTCCTTACAGCTTGAAAAGCTTTGTGGTGAGAATGGTTTGATTTCATTGCCAAATGGTCTTGTTCTGGTATGTGGACCAACTGGTTCAGGAAAATCAACATCTGTTGCAGCTCTTCTTGTTGAAATTGAAAAACGTACTTCAGGAACTCTGAAAATAATAAGTCTTGAAGATCCACCTGAATATGTAATACCAGGCGTAACACAGGTAAAGATAGATGAACGGAATGGTTTTTCTGAAGCAATAAATCATCTTTTCAGACAGGATCCTGATGTAATTATGATTGGTGAGATTCGTGATGAAGAAAGTGCTGCAACTGCTTTAAGAGCGTCTCTAACCGGGCATCTTGTTTTTGCAACACTTCATTCTGGAGGCGCTGCTGAATCTATATTCAGACTTGAAAATCTGGGGATTCAAAGAAATCTGTTATGTCAGGTTTTGCGGGGAATAATCTGCCAGCAGTTGAATGAGCTTGGTGGAAAAATGAGGTTATATGCTGATATTGCAATTCCTTCTGAAAACTTTGGTGAAAGGGCAATTACAGCAAACTCTGAAGAACAGCTGGAAAAGTATGTCGAACATTTTACCAATTACAGCGAAATACTTTGTGAAACAATGAAACTTTTTAAGGCACAGTCAAAACGAAGTAAAGGAAAGAAGAAATCAATAATTCCATTTTATACCAGGGGGCGTGAGGATGCTGGAATTCACAAAGGCATTGTATGA
- a CDS encoding formylglycine-generating enzyme family protein has product MRKNFKIAVFFISAFLMAAGSFAQTSFSHISLVTFRSNLSYTIGEDTQAYTAERELLPFSINKFETTYTLWHSVRMKAEKIGYNFANPGQAGSNGKRGAAPTDDNYAQPVTMINWYDAVVWCNALSEVRGKEPCYTYNGEVIRDSADTAACDLCVCNWNCNGYRLPSEAEWEYAARRTREGFQRGDLISGQISAEYEEGLLYAWTSENASSSHNVGTAGVPFDPGEQSYPASGNANAAGLFDMSGNVIEFCWDWFEDYTSDNPHGPSVGFERVSRGGSWSEYTMFLYAGDRYSYDPNECYNYMGFRICCTAR; this is encoded by the coding sequence GTGCGAAAAAACTTTAAGATTGCTGTATTTTTTATATCCGCTTTTTTAATGGCTGCAGGCAGTTTTGCTCAGACTTCATTTTCGCACATAAGTCTTGTTACCTTCCGCTCAAATCTTTCATATACTATTGGTGAGGATACTCAGGCTTACACTGCTGAACGTGAACTCCTTCCTTTCTCAATCAATAAATTTGAAACTACATATACATTGTGGCATTCGGTTCGTATGAAGGCTGAAAAAATCGGGTATAACTTTGCAAATCCAGGACAGGCTGGTTCGAATGGAAAACGAGGTGCTGCACCTACTGATGATAATTATGCTCAGCCTGTTACCATGATTAACTGGTATGATGCTGTTGTCTGGTGTAATGCTTTGAGTGAGGTTCGCGGTAAAGAGCCTTGTTATACTTATAATGGTGAAGTTATCCGAGATTCAGCAGATACTGCAGCGTGTGATTTGTGTGTCTGTAACTGGAACTGTAATGGTTATCGTCTGCCAAGTGAAGCTGAATGGGAATATGCTGCTAGAAGAACCAGAGAAGGTTTTCAGCGTGGCGACCTGATTAGCGGACAGATTTCTGCTGAATATGAAGAAGGGCTTTTATATGCCTGGACAAGTGAAAATGCTTCGAGTTCTCATAATGTAGGAACTGCGGGTGTACCATTTGATCCTGGTGAGCAGTCATATCCTGCTAGCGGTAATGCAAATGCTGCAGGCCTTTTTGATATGAGCGGTAATGTTATTGAATTCTGCTGGGACTGGTTTGAAGACTATACTTCTGATAATCCGCACGGACCTTCTGTGGGCTTTGAAAGAGTAAGCCGCGGCGGCAGCTGGTCAGAGTATACAATGTTCCTCTATGCCGGCGACCGCTACAGCTACGATCCTAACGAATGCTATAATTACATGGGCTTCAGGATTTGCTGTACAGCCCGTTAA
- a CDS encoding magnesium transporter CorA family protein, producing the protein MITYWQQIDGQFSKTKKDEINTKLPLWVDARNVTRDETTFLQEEYQIEQDHILDILDPDELSRIEDGDSGYILTIVRVPFYDPAAETPYFTGPVGIIIKGKTIITICWTDCEVLKDFGSNRVRNVRLNDFPSFIVHIINRANLNFLRYLKEINRRSTSIQNEMRLEIENKEIILMLGLEKSLVYFTTSLKSNSLLLMKMKGTRLIKFDEDDLDFVEGVTIDNRQAIEMADTYSNILFGVMDAYSSVISNNLNVVMKKLAIINLVMMAPTFVTSFFGMNFKLPFDDLPGYIPVLIATVICLVSVFLCSWMLNWNKETVGAIKKAKQMNRKQKQKLKAETKKIKKQEKRLS; encoded by the coding sequence ATGATTACATATTGGCAGCAGATTGATGGCCAGTTCTCTAAGACCAAAAAAGATGAAATAAATACAAAGCTTCCTCTTTGGGTAGACGCACGTAATGTTACACGTGATGAGACTACATTCCTTCAGGAAGAGTATCAGATTGAGCAGGATCATATTCTGGATATTCTTGACCCGGATGAGCTTTCACGAATTGAAGACGGTGATTCAGGATACATTCTTACAATCGTCCGGGTTCCGTTCTACGACCCCGCAGCTGAAACGCCATATTTCACCGGGCCGGTCGGCATCATAATTAAAGGAAAAACAATCATCACAATCTGCTGGACAGACTGTGAAGTGCTTAAAGACTTTGGCTCTAACAGAGTCCGCAATGTCCGATTAAACGACTTCCCGTCTTTCATCGTACACATTATTAACCGCGCCAACTTAAACTTCCTGCGTTACCTTAAGGAAATCAACCGCCGTTCTACAAGCATTCAGAACGAAATGAGACTTGAGATTGAAAACAAAGAAATCATCCTCATGCTTGGACTCGAAAAATCTCTTGTTTACTTTACAACTTCCCTCAAGAGTAATTCACTTTTGCTGATGAAGATGAAAGGTACCCGTCTTATTAAGTTTGATGAAGATGACCTTGATTTTGTTGAAGGAGTTACAATCGATAACCGCCAGGCTATTGAAATGGCCGACACCTATTCGAACATTCTTTTTGGTGTAATGGATGCCTACTCTTCCGTAATCTCAAATAACCTGAACGTCGTAATGAAAAAGCTCGCAATCATCAACCTGGTTATGATGGCTCCAACCTTTGTAACAAGCTTCTTTGGAATGAACTTTAAACTGCCATTTGATGATCTGCCGGGCTACATTCCTGTTCTGATTGCAACTGTGATTTGTCTTGTTTCGGTATTCCTCTGCAGCTGGATGCTCAACTGGAACAAAGAAACTGTCGGTGCCATCAAAAAAGCAAAACAGATGAATAGAAAGCAGAAGCAGAAACTTAAGGCAGAGACAAAGAAAATTAAAAAGCAGGAAAAAAGATTAAGTTAA
- a CDS encoding type II secretion system protein GspG: MNKKTIYKNLRRFCYGFKKRSEGFTYVETVAVIAIGAVLTAGSVFSASKIISVAKKTAARNQIEQFSSALQTYFLDCGRYPTSEQGLSALWEKPVLYPIPENWDGPYLEREPCNDPWGTDYKYLSAESSVMPSEVPSKLPFILISFGPDGKEDSGAGQSTTGGTDDICSWK; this comes from the coding sequence ATGAATAAAAAAACTATTTACAAAAATCTCAGGAGGTTTTGTTATGGATTTAAAAAACGTTCAGAAGGCTTTACCTATGTCGAAACTGTGGCCGTCATTGCAATCGGCGCGGTACTTACAGCAGGGAGCGTATTCTCGGCATCAAAGATTATTTCCGTCGCGAAAAAAACTGCAGCAAGAAATCAAATTGAACAATTCAGCAGCGCACTCCAAACCTATTTCCTTGATTGCGGAAGATACCCGACCTCAGAACAGGGACTCTCAGCCTTATGGGAAAAACCAGTTTTGTATCCGATACCAGAAAACTGGGATGGCCCATACCTTGAACGTGAACCATGCAATGATCCGTGGGGAACCGATTATAAGTATCTCAGCGCTGAAAGTTCCGTTATGCCGTCAGAGGTTCCTTCGAAACTGCCCTTTATACTTATCTCATTCGGACCGGATGGTAAAGAAGATTCCGGTGCCGGACAAAGTACAACAGGAGGCACAGATGATATCTGCTCATGGAAGTAA
- a CDS encoding type II secretion system F family protein, producing the protein MLEFTKALYELFIKQGLTLTQSLLIMRAKPRKDRVSRAAASIYAALENGSLFSNALKVCKDCTFDPVYISFISIAEKNGDLKSTLSFLKQKLEREAECRKKIEGALVYPIFVVTVSVAATIFIGLYTKTADFQVLMKYVLGLFTVCMFLIFVIIKMLGESRLFEAFTAVDFLLRNGIELSVAVGCAIQIAGPSSRIGKFFENARIKLLYGMNLQNAFLPSDEYKGFYNSKLQEAFYYADTGGSKEDLFRKIAGYLEEEKERSRNICISLIEPLFIVITGGFILVLLMTFFMPLINNIAFM; encoded by the coding sequence ATGCTGGAATTCACAAAGGCATTGTATGAGCTTTTTATCAAACAAGGGCTTACACTGACTCAAAGCCTATTAATCATGCGTGCGAAGCCGAGAAAGGATCGTGTCAGCAGAGCTGCAGCCTCAATTTATGCAGCGCTTGAAAATGGGAGCCTTTTTTCAAATGCATTAAAAGTTTGCAAAGACTGTACCTTTGATCCTGTTTATATTTCCTTTATCAGTATTGCAGAAAAGAACGGAGATTTGAAATCAACACTTTCCTTTCTGAAACAGAAACTTGAACGCGAAGCAGAGTGCAGAAAGAAAATAGAAGGTGCTTTGGTATATCCCATCTTTGTAGTTACGGTTTCAGTTGCAGCAACAATATTTATTGGACTTTATACAAAGACTGCAGATTTTCAGGTGCTTATGAAATATGTTCTTGGATTGTTTACAGTCTGTATGTTTCTTATTTTTGTGATTATAAAAATGCTTGGCGAGAGCAGATTATTTGAAGCTTTTACGGCTGTTGATTTCTTGCTTCGAAATGGAATTGAACTATCTGTGGCTGTTGGCTGTGCAATTCAGATAGCTGGCCCTTCGAGTAGAATCGGTAAATTTTTTGAAAATGCGCGCATTAAACTTTTGTATGGAATGAATCTGCAGAATGCGTTTTTACCTTCAGATGAATATAAAGGCTTCTATAATTCAAAACTTCAGGAAGCATTTTATTATGCAGATACTGGTGGCAGTAAAGAAGATCTCTTTAGAAAAATTGCAGGCTATCTGGAAGAAGAAAAAGAACGAAGCCGGAATATCTGTATTTCATTGATTGAACCGCTTTTTATAGTTATCACAGGTGGCTTTATTCTTGTACTTCTGATGACATTCTTTATGCCGCTTATCAATAATATCGCATTTATGTAA